The following are from one region of the Cystobacter fuscus DSM 2262 genome:
- a CDS encoding helix-turn-helix domain-containing protein codes for MAGSSTCAAAATAARTGQVSAASRLPHLSRPAVTAQVRQLEREPEHGCPSPGGRATPRPPGGGAFPGTPGS; via the coding sequence ATGGCCGGCTCGTCGACGTGCGCAGCGGCGGCTACGGCCGCTAGGACGGGACAGGTGTCCGCGGCCTCGCGGCTGCCGCACCTGTCGCGGCCGGCCGTCACCGCGCAGGTGCGCCAGCTCGAGCGCGAGCCGGAGCATGGATGCCCCAGCCCAGGCGGGCGGGCAACCCCTCGTCCACCCGGTGGAGGTGCATTCCCTGGAACACCCGGATCCTGA
- a CDS encoding DUF2845 domain-containing protein gives MRALLLTLTVSTCLLLPVRGEAATLRCGNQLASDGASKSDVLMRCGEPMAKESRTETVGEKTRTRDEQGGSTQEHTVQKTIEEWTYNFGPSRLMQVAVFENGRLVDVRSGGYGR, from the coding sequence ATGCGCGCCCTCCTGCTGACCCTGACTGTCTCCACCTGTCTCCTGCTCCCGGTCCGGGGTGAAGCGGCCACGCTGCGCTGCGGCAACCAACTGGCCTCGGACGGAGCCTCCAAGTCGGATGTCCTGATGCGCTGCGGAGAGCCGATGGCGAAGGAGAGCCGCACGGAGACCGTGGGTGAGAAGACGCGCACCCGCGACGAGCAGGGCGGCAGCACCCAGGAGCACACCGTGCAGAAGACGATCGAGGAGTGGACGTACAACTTCGGCCCCTCGCGCCTGATGCAGGTGGCGGTGTTCGAGAATGGCCGGCTCGTCGACGTGCGCAGCGGCGGCTACGGCCGCTAG